Proteins encoded by one window of Elaeis guineensis isolate ETL-2024a chromosome 12, EG11, whole genome shotgun sequence:
- the LOC114914702 gene encoding LOW QUALITY PROTEIN: uncharacterized protein (The sequence of the model RefSeq protein was modified relative to this genomic sequence to represent the inferred CDS: inserted 1 base in 1 codon) produces MIDAATGGTINQKTEEEAFDLIDEMASNSYQWQTNRMMPRRPVAVHGVDSIPALSVEIAALQAEFNNMKGVAMHMQSITCELCGGGHDTSDCQIGNPFAKARDTDNYVGASINLMPFSIFRKLGLGEPKPTTITLQLVHRSIKYPRGIVEDVLVKVNKFIFFVNFIVLDMEEDYDVPLILGRPFIATGGALIDVQQGKLILRVQEDQVTFNVFKAIKHPNDSQTCFRIDDIDELVHEFFIENRFEDPIEACIVQSKEGSAENERQLECLRLLEARSYIPRTYRPHFEDLERSSTFHPKPSIEEPPTLELKPLPSHLKYVFLEGSSHLPIIISSSLIGLMEEKLLRVLKXHKRAFGWTIADINRISPSVCMHKILMEDNYEPTIQPQRRLNPSMQEVVKKEVIKLLDAGIIYPISDSSWVSPVQVVPKKGGITVVQNDNNELIPTRTVTGWRVCIDYRKLNDATRKDHYPLPFIDQMLERLARHDFYYFLDGYNQIAIAPEDQEKTTFMCPYGTFAFKRMSFGLCNAPAIFQRCMMAIFYDMLEDFLEIFMDDFSIFGSTFDKCLHNLSLVIQRCEDTNLVLNWEKCHLMVQEGIVLGHKVSYKEIEVDRAKIEAYNTLKEKLVTAPIIVAPDWSLPFELMCDASNTAVGAVLGQKKDKIFQAIYYANHTLTEAQQKYATTEKELLTVVFALDKFHSYLILSKVVVYIDHASLKYLLAKKDAKPILIRWILLLQEYDLEIKDKKGTENAVADHLSKLENIMKKELDICPIKEEFPDERLYTIIGTTFLWYADIVNYLIRSSGDVFLRKR; encoded by the exons ATGATTGATGCAGCTACAGGAGGTACCATTAATCAAAAAACAGAGGAAGAAGCTTTTGATTTGATTGATGAGATGGCATCAAATAGCTATCAGTGGCAAACAAACCGTATGATGCCAAGAAGACCAGTAGCCGTGCACGGAGTAGATAGCATTCCAGCTTTATCAGTTGAGATTGCAGCTCTTCAGGCTGAATTCAACAACATGAAGGGTGTAGCTATGCATATGCAAAGCATCACTTGTGAGCTATGTGGAGGAGGACACGATACAAGCGATTGCCAGATAGGTAATCCTTTTGCTAAAGCCCGGGATACAGATAACTATGTTG GAGCAAGTATTAATCTCATGCCATTTTCTATTTTTAGGAAGTTGGGATTAGGAGAACCAAAGCCCACCACCATCACTCTTCAACTAGTCCATAGGTCCATCAAATATCCAAGGGGTATAGTGGAGGATGTCTTGGTAAAGGTAAACAAGTTTATTTTCTTTGTTAATTTCATTGTTCTTGACATGGAAGAAGATTATGATGTACCCCTTATCTTAGGGAGACCCTTTATAGCTACTGGAGGGGCATTAATAGATGTTCAACAAGGGAAATTAATTCTTAGAGTCCAAGAAGACCAAGTTACCTTTAATGTTTTTAAGGCTATTAAACATCCTAACGATAGTCAAACTTGTTTTCGGATTGATGATATTGATGAATTGGTTCATGAGTTTTTCATAGAGAACAGGTTTGAGGACCCTATAGAGGCTTGCATTGTCCAATCAAAAGAGGGTTCGGCTGAAAATGAAAGGCAATTGGAGTGCTTAAGATtgttggaggctaggtcatatatccCACGAACATACAGACCACATTTTGAAGACTTGGAAAGATCATCTACTTTTCACCCAAAGCCATCAATTGAAGAGCCACCTACTCTTGAGCTTAAACCTCTTCCTTCTCATTTAAAATATGTCTTCCTAGAAGGCTCTTCACACTTACCTATTAttatttcttcttccttgataGGTTTGATGGAAGAGAAGCTATTGAGAGTATTAA ATCACAAGAGGGCATTTGgatggaccatagcagatattaaTAGAATTAGTCCCTCAGTTTGTATGCATAAAATTCTCATGGAGGATAACTATGAGCCTACGATCCAACCCCAAAGGAGACTCAACCCAAGTATGCAAGAAGTGGTCAAAAAGGAGGTAATCAAGCTACTAGATGCAGGTATTATTTATCCTATCTCAGATAGTtcttgggtgagtcctgttcaagtagtccCTAAGAAAGGTGGGATCACTGTAGTTCAAAATGATAATAATGAATTAATTCCTACTAGGACTGTGACTGGATGgagagtatgcatagattatagaaaattaaATGATGCAACTAGGAAAGATCACTACCCTCTCCCATTCATTGATCAGATGCTAGAGAGATTAGCTAGGcatgatttttattattttctagatGGTTATAATCAAATTGCCATAGCACCTGAGGATCAAGAGAAAACTACTTTTATGTGTCCTTATGGTACATTTGCTTTTAAGAGAATGTCATTTGGTTTATGCAATGCACCAGCTatttttcaaagatgtatgatggcTATTTTCTATGATATGCTTGAGgattttctagaaatttttatggatgatttttctatttttggGTCTACATTTGACAAATGCCTgcataacttatctcttgttATACAAAGATGTGAGGATACTAATCTTGTTTTAAATTGGGAGAAGTGTCATTTGATGGTGCAGGAAGGCATAGTGCTAGGTCACAAGGTCTCATATAAAGAGATTGAAGTGGATAGAGCTAagattgag GCATACAACACCCTCAAGGAGAAGCTTGTCACGGCACCTATTATAGTGGCACCAGATTGGTCCCTACCATTTGAATTGATGTGTGATGCTAGTAATACAGCTGTTGGAGCAGTACTTGGTCAGAAAAAGGACAAGATTTTTCAAGCTATTTACTATGCCAACCACACTTTGACAGAAGCTCaacaaaaatatgcaaccacagAGAAGGAGCTCCTGACAGTAGTATTTGCTTTAGATAAATTTCATTCTTATCTTATACTATCTAAAGTTGTTGTATATATTGATCATGCATCTCTTAAATATCTCCTTGCCAAAAAAGATGCAAAACCCATATTGATCAGGTGGATTCTTTTACTACAAGAATATGATTTAGAGATCAAAGATAAGAAGGGTACAGAGAATGCTGTGGCTGACCACCTCTCCAAATTagaaaatatcatgaaaaagGAATTGGATATTTGTCCTATCAAGGAAGAGTTTCCAGATGAGCGCCTCTATACTATCATAGGTACAACATTCCTATGGTATGCCGATATTGTTAACTACCTG ATCAGGTCATCAGGAGATGTGTTCCTGAGGAAGAGATGA